One Pyrofollis japonicus DNA window includes the following coding sequences:
- a CDS encoding DsbA family protein gives MKAVSTPVLVTALVIALVAVGAAAYLLMNKGQSSASKVESVPENSQDVKACLQGPSAIIVYEDGQEDYAKALLQFIKNQLRSELPRNAKFCVLSDKETGLTSLPVYPALVFKLNLSDIKGKLAQFIIDKPLPGGFYPFRYDYFASFATQAGMYLAQQGLSPEKATPKYTHSAEVIIVNGDAPGTQVNEKYLGVAKGRLSIALSAIAVAEVKNIKVSDKPPVNSEPQTYPAIYILSDANLTQYNPDLVQVSKGVFTDKNGELTELIAGLGLASAALVKYRPVPYLDTHPAIGSGKIHIVIFDDILCPYCARLYKEVMPKLVEFARNNTVTIHIMDFIVHNVPEAVTFHKLLLCYYNKTGDAWKYYEIFQQTYSELYSYILSGKAEQKLKEKIDTLRKELNVTELCPAAQYVDKSMEHAPDVGIRGVPGILVWKEGGDKMLIAMGFHDYEWFTEVIKWFETH, from the coding sequence TTGAAAGCAGTATCTACCCCCGTACTAGTCACAGCGTTGGTAATAGCTCTAGTTGCCGTAGGTGCGGCGGCCTATTTATTAATGAATAAAGGCCAGTCTTCGGCCTCGAAGGTGGAGTCGGTGCCAGAGAATAGCCAGGATGTGAAGGCTTGCCTACAAGGCCCCTCAGCCATAATAGTCTACGAGGATGGGCAAGAGGATTACGCCAAGGCGCTTCTACAATTCATCAAGAACCAGCTACGAAGCGAATTACCCCGTAACGCCAAGTTCTGCGTACTTAGCGACAAGGAAACCGGGCTGACGTCCCTCCCCGTGTACCCGGCACTAGTGTTCAAACTAAATCTCAGCGACATCAAGGGTAAGCTAGCCCAGTTCATTATAGATAAGCCGCTGCCCGGAGGCTTCTATCCGTTCCGCTACGACTACTTCGCATCCTTTGCTACGCAGGCAGGTATGTATCTGGCCCAGCAAGGGCTCAGCCCCGAAAAGGCCACGCCAAAGTATACGCATAGCGCTGAAGTAATCATCGTCAACGGTGATGCTCCTGGTACACAGGTAAACGAGAAGTACCTTGGCGTAGCCAAGGGGCGTCTTAGCATTGCCTTGTCAGCCATAGCTGTAGCAGAGGTGAAAAATATCAAGGTAAGTGACAAGCCCCCGGTCAACAGTGAGCCACAAACTTATCCAGCGATATACATACTAAGTGATGCAAATCTGACCCAGTATAATCCGGACCTAGTCCAGGTCTCCAAAGGGGTATTTACTGACAAGAATGGAGAGCTTACGGAGCTCATAGCAGGCCTAGGATTAGCTTCAGCGGCACTTGTGAAGTACCGCCCAGTACCATACCTTGATACACACCCTGCAATAGGTAGCGGGAAGATACACATAGTAATCTTCGACGACATATTGTGCCCCTACTGTGCAAGGCTGTACAAGGAGGTAATGCCTAAGCTAGTTGAATTCGCCAGAAACAACACCGTAACCATTCACATAATGGACTTCATCGTACACAACGTCCCCGAGGCTGTCACGTTCCACAAGCTACTACTATGCTACTATAACAAAACCGGAGACGCATGGAAGTATTATGAGATATTTCAGCAAACTTATAGTGAGCTATACAGCTACATCTTGAGCGGCAAAGCTGAGCAAAAGCTAAAAGAGAAAATAGATACCTTGCGAAAGGAGCTGAACGTTACTGAGCTTTGCCCTGCAGCACAGTACGTAGACAAGTCTATGGAGCATGCCCCAGACGTCGGTATACGGGGGGTACCCGGCATACTAGTGTGGAAAGAAGGTGGCGACAAGATGCTGATAGCTATGGGGTTCCACGACTACGAGTGGTTCACGGAAGTGATAAAGTGGTTTGAAACCCACTAA
- a CDS encoding carboxypeptidase M32, giving the protein MSEELFRHEAVKEILRKYRTIWALGHAMALMSWDLETYMPRDGIRDRSVAFEELEALQHKFIKDPELEKLVERAEKDLDSLNDFERGVVRVMKRRIRIAKAIPEELVRKEAKITSEATVVWREAKKKSDFNMFKPYLEQIVEIQREKAERLGYEEHPYDALLDLYEEGLRTRDVERVFEELVPATKRILEEIRKQGFYPQHHPLEEKEYDVDAARKMLREILDGFEWPWNRGRLDESAHPFTIDMGVNDVRITVRYEGKDVKRAVYSLVHEYGHALYELQVDPRLSYTPIGSGVSMGIHEGQSRFWENIVGRGPWFIRWLKEKLDKHIGYTKDFDEVEIYKYVNTVRPDLIRVDADEVTYNLHIYLRFDIEKKLIEGSLSPAEVPVYWDNKMEELLGVRPRNVAEGALQDIHWSHGSIGYFPTYTLGNVVAATMWAMMGGPSAEQLRNLKLREIREWLREKVHRWGSTYAPKELLKRSFSTELTAKYLIDYLEWKYITLPNKLAEYLA; this is encoded by the coding sequence TTGAGCGAGGAATTGTTCCGCCACGAAGCAGTCAAGGAGATACTGCGCAAGTATAGGACCATCTGGGCATTGGGTCACGCAATGGCGCTCATGAGCTGGGATCTAGAAACCTATATGCCGCGTGACGGTATCCGAGACCGCTCTGTGGCGTTCGAGGAGCTCGAGGCGCTGCAACACAAGTTCATAAAGGATCCGGAGCTAGAGAAGCTCGTTGAGCGCGCGGAAAAAGACCTAGACTCGCTTAATGATTTTGAGCGCGGCGTTGTAAGGGTAATGAAGAGAAGGATAAGGATAGCGAAAGCTATACCAGAGGAGCTTGTCCGCAAAGAAGCTAAGATAACCAGTGAGGCAACCGTTGTCTGGCGGGAGGCAAAAAAGAAGTCCGACTTCAACATGTTCAAGCCATACCTTGAACAAATAGTTGAAATTCAGCGAGAAAAAGCAGAAAGACTGGGCTACGAAGAGCATCCTTACGATGCGCTCCTAGACTTGTACGAGGAGGGGCTGCGGACACGAGACGTAGAAAGAGTATTTGAGGAACTTGTACCAGCTACCAAGAGGATCCTCGAGGAGATCAGGAAACAAGGATTCTACCCCCAGCACCACCCGCTCGAAGAAAAAGAATACGATGTTGATGCAGCGCGAAAGATGCTACGCGAAATACTTGATGGTTTCGAATGGCCCTGGAACCGCGGCAGGCTTGACGAATCAGCCCACCCCTTCACAATAGACATGGGTGTAAATGATGTCCGCATAACGGTTAGATACGAAGGAAAAGACGTCAAGAGAGCAGTCTATAGTCTTGTACACGAATATGGACACGCTCTCTACGAGCTACAAGTGGATCCGCGCCTCTCATACACCCCCATAGGCAGCGGCGTCAGTATGGGAATACATGAAGGCCAGTCAAGGTTCTGGGAGAACATAGTGGGTAGGGGTCCGTGGTTCATAAGGTGGCTGAAGGAGAAGCTTGACAAGCACATAGGGTACACGAAGGATTTCGATGAAGTAGAGATATACAAATACGTTAACACGGTTAGGCCAGACCTTATACGCGTAGACGCTGACGAGGTAACGTACAACCTGCATATATATCTCAGATTCGACATCGAGAAGAAGCTCATCGAGGGGAGCCTTAGTCCGGCAGAGGTACCAGTATACTGGGACAACAAGATGGAGGAACTCCTAGGAGTGCGTCCACGAAACGTCGCTGAAGGAGCGCTACAAGACATTCACTGGAGCCATGGCAGCATAGGCTACTTCCCGACATATACACTGGGCAATGTCGTGGCGGCAACAATGTGGGCCATGATGGGCGGTCCTTCGGCAGAACAGCTAAGAAACCTAAAGCTTAGAGAAATACGGGAATGGCTCCGTGAAAAAGTACACCGCTGGGGCTCAACATATGCTCCGAAAGAGCTATTGAAGAGAAGCTTCAGCACAGAGTTAACAGCAAAGTACCTAATTGACTACCTCGAATGGAAGTACATAACGCTTCCCAACAAGCTAGCCGAGTACCTAGCCTAA
- a CDS encoding SAM hydrolase/SAM-dependent halogenase family protein — translation MQRPRRLIAFLTDFGWRDPYVGIVKGVIDRLSRGKVRVIDITHDVPSFSIVAGAYVLYTSYKYFPPGTVFLVVVDPGVGTERRAVAIRTERYFFVGPDNGVLYPAAAEDGILEARVVSNEAVFLKPVSRSFHGRDIFAPAATLVAMGVDIAALGPRLEPDELVKLSLREECRAERVRARVVYIDHFGNVALGLREECVANLCAKGHVEVRAGEKLFSAKCLPVFSLAEKGELVFYVNSLGFPELAVNLGNASSLLRVGIGDEVELARPSS, via the coding sequence TTGCAGAGGCCTAGGAGGCTTATCGCATTTCTGACTGATTTCGGGTGGCGTGACCCCTATGTTGGCATAGTTAAAGGCGTCATAGATAGGCTAAGCAGGGGAAAAGTACGCGTAATTGATATTACTCACGATGTCCCATCCTTCAGCATTGTGGCTGGCGCTTACGTGCTCTACACGAGCTACAAGTATTTCCCTCCAGGCACAGTGTTTCTCGTCGTTGTTGACCCGGGTGTGGGCACAGAGCGGAGAGCTGTAGCAATAAGAACGGAGAGATACTTCTTCGTGGGCCCCGATAACGGTGTACTATATCCAGCAGCCGCCGAGGACGGCATATTGGAGGCAAGAGTCGTGTCAAACGAGGCCGTGTTTCTAAAACCGGTCTCTAGGAGCTTTCACGGCAGAGACATTTTTGCTCCAGCAGCAACGCTTGTAGCAATGGGCGTCGATATAGCTGCCCTAGGGCCTAGGCTGGAACCAGACGAACTTGTCAAGCTTAGCCTTAGAGAAGAGTGTAGGGCCGAACGCGTACGGGCCAGGGTTGTCTATATCGATCATTTCGGTAATGTAGCCCTGGGTCTCCGGGAGGAGTGCGTAGCTAATCTCTGCGCAAAGGGCCATGTAGAAGTCCGTGCCGGCGAGAAGTTGTTCAGTGCCAAGTGTTTACCTGTATTCAGCCTTGCAGAGAAGGGCGAGCTAGTATTCTATGTCAATAGCTTAGGTTTTCCAGAGCTAGCAGTGAATCTAGGCAATGCGTCGTCGCTACTCAGGGTAGGTATCGGCGACGAGGTAGAGCTAGCGAGGCCTAGCTCCTAG
- a CDS encoding ArsR family transcriptional regulator, which produces MEDEERLERDVVDPLTELSGTSLRAYLVLLRSRRPLGVRELQRILGVRSPSTARHHLDRLIRLGLVVEKEGGYVAVPPRRGLLKAYIVLHGALVPRSLVLTAFLLASTAAYVLLPGRDPVAATVLIIASLLSTYHTLEAYKALKQLLEPSRE; this is translated from the coding sequence ATGGAGGATGAGGAGCGCCTAGAAAGAGATGTTGTTGATCCTTTAACAGAGCTTAGTGGTACTTCTCTCAGAGCATACCTTGTCCTTCTACGTTCTCGTCGCCCGCTCGGCGTAAGGGAGCTTCAAAGGATCCTCGGGGTGAGGAGCCCAAGTACTGCAAGGCATCATCTAGATAGGCTTATCCGACTAGGCTTGGTTGTCGAGAAGGAAGGCGGTTATGTAGCTGTTCCGCCGAGGCGCGGCCTCCTCAAGGCATACATAGTGCTCCACGGCGCCCTTGTTCCCAGGAGCCTTGTCTTAACCGCGTTTTTGCTAGCATCTACAGCTGCTTACGTGCTCCTACCCGGCCGTGACCCGGTCGCTGCAACCGTCCTTATTATCGCATCACTGCTTTCGACATACCATACTCTTGAAGCGTATAAAGCCCTCAAGCAACTATTAGAGCCTAGTAGGGAGTGA
- a CDS encoding beta-propeller domain-containing protein, with protein MTSSQTMVILLTVIALAAGMAIGGIYFGSLSKTSSNTTVVVKETSFVTVPGGQAVVETAAPSQLGEAASSWEDVMKLAKLLNEYSPKRYITVVTPLTTVTSLTTQVEAIISPAETTADELQHGTQQLRWGPVGVVETAEGRIYYSGTNVQVGGVDEPDIVKTNGTHIFVVRGPVIEVYKAYPPSGLALVETIDAKKIVEKLAGKEYIALVSNDTTEIVAEVHRDIYVGGIFAQDGKIIVVATEYRSPAPLQPRTWVVELGDGEVLHYVHVTGGFYDARLVNNTLTVVTSTGGIIRPILFSSTGKAVIPAPVVAGISPAETIVTCVDTDNWNMSSIAFVGARPSTIYVTASNDIYVLLPGSVKQLQELRSLGEKEAAEKLKELMMRQYYENTTILHLRIAKGLSIVLVSEGIVPGRVWKQWMIDVHGKTLRIVTEKWGPKGVTVSLYIFDAETLKPIGSLENIVVNERVHAVRFIGDTLYLVTFRNIDPLFAIDLSNPEKPKVIGFVESPGFDEYIHPLTDKLLVGVGREDSTVRITLYEIHSNRSVSIVERLYVKGYVWSPVLNPRNGHKAFTLDPIHGYILVPVQGRWGPSGMEAGIAVIRIDAKKPDIELLRILDHRFAERSLFIDDVIYSIAPNNPVERVKAFDAKNLREVKSAPKPVEAKISDIVENPEKYVSKTVIVKGKSLGWSGLDYPPPVSRSDWVLDDGTGKIYVSAFSPYPGSKIVVKKGVSVVVIGVVKIDPQGHPYIMPIEVRVLD; from the coding sequence ATGACAAGCTCCCAGACAATGGTTATACTCTTAACAGTAATCGCCCTCGCGGCGGGAATGGCTATAGGAGGGATATACTTCGGCTCCCTATCCAAAACCAGTAGCAATACTACCGTAGTAGTGAAGGAGACCAGCTTCGTGACAGTACCAGGTGGACAAGCCGTTGTCGAAACAGCAGCACCGAGTCAGCTAGGCGAAGCAGCATCCTCCTGGGAGGACGTAATGAAGCTCGCCAAGCTGTTGAACGAATATAGCCCGAAGAGATACATAACCGTTGTTACACCACTAACAACAGTAACGTCATTGACTACCCAGGTTGAGGCCATAATATCGCCTGCTGAGACCACTGCTGATGAGCTGCAACACGGTACGCAGCAACTAAGATGGGGCCCCGTAGGTGTTGTTGAGACAGCGGAGGGACGAATCTACTACAGTGGCACAAATGTCCAGGTGGGAGGAGTAGACGAGCCAGACATTGTTAAGACAAATGGCACACACATATTCGTGGTTCGCGGCCCGGTCATAGAGGTATACAAGGCTTATCCGCCTAGCGGCCTAGCCCTAGTAGAGACAATAGATGCGAAGAAGATTGTTGAGAAGCTTGCAGGAAAAGAATACATAGCACTGGTTAGCAACGATACAACAGAGATAGTGGCAGAGGTTCACCGCGACATATACGTGGGCGGAATCTTCGCTCAAGATGGAAAAATCATAGTTGTGGCAACAGAGTACCGGTCGCCAGCACCGCTACAGCCCCGAACATGGGTAGTCGAGCTTGGTGACGGAGAGGTACTTCACTACGTCCATGTAACGGGCGGCTTCTACGATGCAAGACTAGTCAACAATACGTTAACAGTTGTGACGAGCACTGGCGGCATAATTAGGCCCATACTCTTCTCGAGTACAGGTAAAGCAGTAATCCCGGCACCAGTGGTAGCTGGCATATCTCCCGCAGAGACGATAGTGACGTGCGTAGATACGGATAACTGGAATATGTCATCGATTGCGTTTGTAGGAGCACGTCCCTCAACGATCTACGTGACGGCAAGCAACGACATCTATGTCCTCCTGCCGGGTAGCGTGAAGCAGCTCCAAGAACTAAGGAGTCTCGGCGAGAAAGAAGCAGCAGAGAAGCTGAAAGAACTCATGATGAGGCAATACTATGAGAACACAACAATACTCCACCTAAGAATCGCCAAGGGCCTAAGTATCGTGCTTGTCTCAGAGGGCATTGTTCCGGGCAGGGTCTGGAAACAATGGATGATAGACGTACACGGTAAGACACTGCGCATAGTAACGGAGAAATGGGGGCCTAAGGGCGTCACAGTAAGCCTCTACATATTCGACGCAGAGACGCTGAAGCCCATAGGTAGCCTAGAGAACATCGTGGTGAATGAGAGAGTTCACGCGGTACGATTCATCGGCGACACACTATACCTGGTGACTTTCCGAAACATAGACCCCTTATTCGCGATAGACTTGAGCAACCCCGAGAAGCCAAAGGTAATAGGCTTCGTAGAGTCACCCGGGTTCGACGAATACATTCACCCGCTGACCGATAAGCTACTAGTAGGCGTTGGCCGCGAAGACTCAACAGTGAGGATAACGTTATACGAGATACACAGTAACAGAAGCGTCTCAATCGTTGAGAGGCTCTACGTCAAGGGCTACGTATGGAGCCCCGTCCTAAACCCGCGCAACGGCCACAAAGCATTCACACTGGATCCAATCCACGGCTACATACTAGTACCAGTACAAGGCCGCTGGGGCCCCTCTGGCATGGAGGCAGGTATTGCGGTAATCAGGATCGACGCCAAGAAACCAGACATAGAACTGCTAAGGATTCTCGACCATCGCTTTGCAGAGCGCAGCTTATTCATAGACGATGTAATATACAGTATAGCTCCGAATAACCCTGTAGAGCGTGTAAAGGCGTTTGACGCTAAGAACCTCAGAGAAGTTAAGAGTGCTCCAAAACCAGTCGAGGCTAAGATTAGCGACATCGTAGAGAACCCGGAGAAATACGTGTCAAAAACAGTCATAGTCAAAGGAAAGTCTCTTGGTTGGAGCGGCTTAGACTATCCTCCACCGGTGTCTCGAAGCGACTGGGTACTAGACGACGGTACCGGCAAGATCTATGTCTCAGCGTTCTCGCCCTATCCGGGGAGCAAGATAGTAGTCAAGAAGGGGGTGAGCGTGGTAGTCATAGGAGTAGTAAAGATAGATCCACAAGGCCATCCCTACATTATGCCCATAGAGGTAAGGGTATTAGACTAA